From the Candidatus Methylacidithermus pantelleriae genome, the window ACACAGATCACCTCGTCAAATTCCCCTTCCAAGCCAAGCTCAAAAAGCAGGGGGACCTCTACCGCCAAATTCCTTTCAGGGAATTGCCTTTCGAACTGCTCCTTCTCCCGAAGCCAGCACCTGCGAATCGCCGGGTGAGTAATGGAGTTAAGTTTCTGAAGAAGTTCGGGCCTAGCAAAGACTACCTTCGCCAAGCTCCTCCGGTCAATCTCTCCAGTAGCAGTTAATACCTTCTCCCCAAATTCGTCAACGACCTTTTGCCAGTTTTCCGCCCCGGGCCGAAGAAGTTCATGGGCAATCCGATCACAATCAATGCGTCCCCAGCCTCGAGCGGACAAGCAAGCTGCCACCGTCGTTTTTCCGCAGGCAATCCCCCCGGTAAGCCCAAAATACCTCCTGGCTTGTTCGGAAGACCGCATAAGGAAACACAACGCAATGGCTCGCCATGGAGCTTGAAGCCCCATCTCCCGGCGATGGGTTTCCCTCCCTTACCCGCCTCCGTTGGGAAATTGTATGGCAAAACCCTCTCCGCTGGCAACCCTTGCGCATTGCCAGATCGACAGAGTTTCTTAGAATGAAGGGCGCACTATGGATCTGGCAGTTGCGTACCGACAATGCACCGTCTTGGCCCGGAAACATTACGAGAATTTCCCCGTCGGACGCTTCGTCCGCAAGGAATTTGCTCCCCACATCCACGCCATCTATGCCTTTGCTCGCCTGGCCGACGATCTTGCAGACGAAGGGTACGACCTACCCTATGATTTTGGCGACGGTCAACTCCGGCAGCTAACCTCAAACGAAAGGCTCCGTCGCTTGGACCAGTGGGAGGAGGCCCTTTTTTATCCTGAAGCATTTCCCGACCATCCCGTCGTTGTTGCCCTTACCCACACGATCGCTCAGTGCAAGCTCCCTTTGGGCCTTTTCCTCGATTTGCTGAGCGCCTTCCGCCAGGACGTCCAGAAACGACGTTATGAAAACTTTGCCGAGGTCTTGGATTACTGCCGCAGAAGCGCCAACCCAATTGGCCGCCTTGTCCTTTTGGTTCACGGCATTCGGGATGTTCCGCTTCTGGAAGAGTCCGATGCCATTTGTACTGCTCTTCAACTCACGAACTTCTGGCAAGACTTGGCCATCGATATTCGCAAAGATCGAATCTATCTCCCTCGCCAGGAGATGGAGGAGTTTGACGTTGCCGAGAGCGAACTTCGTGCGGGAGTTGCTACCCCAGGTCTACGGAAGTTGCTTGCTCTCCAGGTGGAACGAACGATCCTTCTCTTTGCCCGGGGAGAACCATTGCCCCAAGCACTTCCTTGGCCACTTTCCTTGGAGATCCGTCTTACCTGCCTGGGCGGCCGGAAGATTTTGGAAAAGATTGTGGATCAACAATTTGACACCCTCTCGCGGCGCCCCCGACTTTCTTCCAGAGATCTTGCCGGACTTTTGACCCACGCTCTTTTCGATGGCATGTCCCGTTTCCGTAGCCCATCTTTTCCCTGAATGCCTGGCGTCAGGCTCCCACTAAGATGATTCTACCTCCCGGTATAGCCTGGAGCTTGAATCGATAAACCGAGGGACCCTTTTGGGATCCGAGGACGCACTTGCCCTTTTGCCGGGCTAGACCCTTTGTTGGCCCCTTTCGGCATCCCCTCCATCAGCCCGGCATTCCTCGGTAGACAGGATCCATTGAGCCAGCGTCCCTAAGCCTGCGTACAGAACCCCCGGTTGGGGAGGGAGCCTACGGCGACTGGCCCCATATGCGCACACAGCAATTCGTAATCCCGGCCAGCGTTTCGCCTCCTCCACGAGGATCTCTCCGGCTCGTACCCCCTCATCCAGACAGTAAACAAACACCCGATGACCGTCGCCAAGCGTCTTTCGAAGCTGCTCCAAAAAGGAGGTAAAGTCTCGTTGGAAAGGCGAGAGCGTAAGAACCCAACAGATTCTTTTGGTCGAGCTTCTGGCCGAGGAATCTTGAGGCAACTCTCTCACAGCCGAACTAACATAATCGCTGCCAGCCGATCTTCGAAACTCTTGGAGAGGGTCTCTGAAAAGCGAGAGAGCTTACTGCCATTCGTTTGCCAAAAAGGAAAAAGAACTCAAAGGAAGCCCGCTTCCTTAAGCAAACCCAGCGCAGCGGCGCCGGGCATCCTGGAGGGAATACAACCACTCCCCCATTGAGCTTTTGAGACGACGAGCCAAGCATTGGATCCAACACACCCCATCGGCAGAACGCAACGAACCGCCTTTCTTTCGATCAGCTTTTCCCAATCCGGCACCAACAGAGCCAGCGTGCGGCAACGGGCAACGGACGCTTTTCCACTCCTTGAGCACTTTCCGCCGCCTCTAGGCAAGGCTCAAGACATCGAACCATTGCTTGAAAGCCCCCGAGGCCAAAAGAGCTATCCCCTCACCGCTGCTTCAGCCCGCTCAGACGGCAATAGGAAAAGGAATCGGAAAGTAGCTGCCACTTCAGAGATGTCTCCCAGAACGGCTGGGTGCATGGGTAGGTCTGTGGGATTCAACAGCAGGCTTTGAGGCATGAGAAACGCTGTTCGCGCAAGAGAACTCGCCTTGGCTCAACGTTACCATCACCTGACCCCATTCTACCGGAAAAGGTGGCGGGCAACTCCCGCGGGACCGCTCCTACTCCTCGCCAACATTCCTAAAATCCGCTAGCTCACCGCAAATCGAATAGCTTCCTTTTTCCCTGGTGACTTGCCCTGTCGGGTGTCGAACCGTAAAGCGTTGCCGCATCGAGTACCATGGGGTTGGGTCCATCGTGGATGTTTCTTCCCTTGATGCAGCCGTCCACCACTGGCTTCCTGCACGCCCATATCTTTTGCGCGACTTGGAATGGCAGCCCGGCCGTTTTGGCGCTACTGGATAATAAGCCAAGCGCCTGACCTTCCATTGTGAGATGAGCATCTCTTCCACCCGGGTCTTATCTCCCTTCCTCTTTTGACTGAAGGCCAGTCTACCGTGTTCCTTACTCCTGGTCCATATCCCGGAACTGCCTTCCCTTGAACTGCCACACCACCTCTTCCGCACCTTCAGGCGGTCAAACCTCAAAGGCCCACTCCCAAAAAAGGCATTTCGCGTGGGAAACCAGCCGGCATAGTTTGTGCTTTACAAGTTCCGGCAATGGAAAAAATCGTCGGTCATCCCTGATGGTAATGACCAGGTTCGGCGAGCGAGCACAAAAATGCGTAGAAGCGGCTTCTTCGGAAAGAAACCTTAAACAGGTGAGAGTCCCAATTGGCATCCCTATCGTCCCCCCGCG encodes:
- the hpnC gene encoding squalene synthase HpnC, with the protein product MDLAVAYRQCTVLARKHYENFPVGRFVRKEFAPHIHAIYAFARLADDLADEGYDLPYDFGDGQLRQLTSNERLRRLDQWEEALFYPEAFPDHPVVVALTHTIAQCKLPLGLFLDLLSAFRQDVQKRRYENFAEVLDYCRRSANPIGRLVLLVHGIRDVPLLEESDAICTALQLTNFWQDLAIDIRKDRIYLPRQEMEEFDVAESELRAGVATPGLRKLLALQVERTILLFARGEPLPQALPWPLSLEIRLTCLGGRKILEKIVDQQFDTLSRRPRLSSRDLAGLLTHALFDGMSRFRSPSFP
- the coaE gene encoding dephospho-CoA kinase (Dephospho-CoA kinase (CoaE) performs the final step in coenzyme A biosynthesis.), coding for MGLQAPWRAIALCFLMRSSEQARRYFGLTGGIACGKTTVAACLSARGWGRIDCDRIAHELLRPGAENWQKVVDEFGEKVLTATGEIDRRSLAKVVFARPELLQKLNSITHPAIRRCWLREKEQFERQFPERNLAVEVPLLFELGLEGEFDEVICVACSSSTQRKRLLARGWESWEVEARLASQFPLEEKIARSDRVIWNEGTMVCLERQLDFLS